In bacterium, one genomic interval encodes:
- a CDS encoding PorV/PorQ family protein — translation MEGDVQCIYYNPAGVATVVNRAASFTYMKHLLDFNFGFVGFVQPHLGPGNLGVGFSFMDYGDFKRTDGSGAVLGNFSANSLSLTATYSLQPVENFSIGLSAKYIRAGIETYTADAVAGDAGVLYSFPQWMLTLAAGVFNLGQPISAFITHKADLPMSIRFGLAKKLEHLPLHLSLTFYRYQNEKWHGALGGEFTLSPQAFLRLGYDNIGRELEVGGNKDRFAGASIGLGLVWRSVHIDYALSSVGELGTLNRFSLSSPF, via the coding sequence CCATGGAAGGGGATGTCCAGTGTATCTATTATAATCCGGCTGGCGTGGCGACCGTTGTCAACCGAGCGGCCAGTTTTACCTACATGAAACATCTGTTGGATTTTAATTTCGGCTTTGTCGGTTTTGTTCAGCCCCATCTCGGCCCAGGCAATCTGGGGGTAGGCTTTTCCTTTATGGATTATGGGGATTTTAAAAGAACCGACGGCAGCGGCGCTGTTTTGGGAAATTTTTCCGCCAACAGCCTGAGTCTGACCGCTACCTACAGCCTGCAGCCGGTGGAAAATTTCAGCATCGGCCTTTCCGCAAAATACATCCGTGCGGGCATTGAGACCTACACGGCGGATGCCGTGGCTGGAGACGCCGGAGTGCTCTATTCTTTTCCCCAATGGATGCTGACACTGGCAGCCGGTGTGTTCAACTTGGGCCAGCCCATTTCCGCTTTTATCACCCATAAAGCCGACCTGCCCATGTCCATACGTTTCGGTTTGGCTAAAAAGCTGGAGCATCTGCCGCTGCATCTTAGTTTGACTTTCTACCGCTATCAGAACGAGAAATGGCATGGCGCTCTGGGCGGCGAATTCACCCTGAGCCCGCAGGCCTTTCTGCGTCTAGGCTATGACAACATAGGGCGGGAGCTTGAGGTTGGCGGCAATAAGGATCGTTTTGCCGGCGCTTCCATCGGTCTGGGACTTGTCTGGCGCAGCGTACACATCGATTATGCTCTGTCCTCGGTGGGTGAGTTGGGCACGCTCAATCGTTTTTCCCTCTCCAGCCCCTTTTAA
- the panB gene encoding 3-methyl-2-oxobutanoate hydroxymethyltransferase, whose translation METAVTVPKIAALKGERKIAALTAYDFCFASLLDGSVDILLVGDSAANVFSGEATTLSFTMEEALYHCRAVRRAVRQSLLVADMPFLSYQVSPEQAMQNAGRFFKEAQVDAVKLEGGAAVVETVRRLVQAGMPVMGHLGLTPQSVRAFGGFGLQAADEKEAARLLADAVLLQEAGVFSLVLEKIPATLAQRVSETISVPTIGIGAGPYCDGQILVIHDLLGLYEQFKPKFVRRYAELGPVIHQAGLQYAQDVRNGTFPSAAESF comes from the coding sequence ATGGAAACAGCGGTAACCGTCCCTAAAATTGCAGCGCTCAAGGGCGAGCGAAAGATTGCAGCACTAACCGCTTATGATTTTTGTTTCGCATCTCTGCTCGATGGATCGGTGGATATTCTGCTGGTGGGAGACTCTGCGGCGAATGTATTTTCCGGCGAAGCCACCACCCTGTCCTTCACCATGGAAGAAGCGCTCTATCACTGCCGGGCGGTGCGCCGTGCAGTGCGGCAGAGCCTGCTGGTGGCGGATATGCCGTTTCTCTCCTATCAGGTCAGTCCGGAACAGGCCATGCAAAACGCCGGCCGTTTTTTCAAGGAAGCTCAGGTGGATGCAGTCAAACTGGAGGGCGGCGCGGCGGTGGTGGAGACAGTGCGCAGACTGGTGCAAGCCGGCATGCCGGTTATGGGACACCTGGGATTGACACCGCAGTCTGTGCGTGCGTTCGGCGGTTTTGGGCTGCAGGCTGCTGACGAGAAGGAGGCAGCACGTTTGCTCGCTGATGCGGTTCTGTTGCAGGAGGCGGGTGTGTTCTCCCTGGTGCTGGAAAAAATTCCCGCGACCCTGGCCCAGCGCGTGAGCGAAACGATTTCGGTTCCGACCATCGGCATCGGCGCGGGCCCTTACTGTGATGGACAGATCTTGGTGATTCATGATCTGCTTGGACTTTATGAGCAGTTTAAACCCAAATTCGTTCGTCGCTATGCCGAATTGGGGCCGGTCATCCATCAAGCGGGTCTGCAATATGCTCAAGATGTGCGGAACGGTACTTTTCCATCAGCAGCAGAAAGTTTCTAG